In a genomic window of Gigantopelta aegis isolate Gae_Host chromosome 9, Gae_host_genome, whole genome shotgun sequence:
- the LOC121381557 gene encoding sulfate transporter-like, with protein MAGEQDSLLTLQSSTNMEIPLQTKPSDDVFETIIIKRRVYTQQDLDNVYNDTPTPKTLKERIRNTCRCSKQTVCNGILSMLPIVMFVRWYKWRQNLVGDIMAGLSVAFMHLPQGIAFGILASLTPVYGLYSTFFGIVFYAIFGTSRHVSFGTNAVLALLTATIVEREADLKYGGVDISSNLSTVDPTIDNERLEYKVGIAMAAAFMSGIILLVMGLLRLGFITSYLAVSFVGGFTTAAAFHIATSQVGKIFGLKVGSHSGAGKLILVYVDIIKNLGNTNVGDLVVGLISIAILLAVKVGINERYGKKLKMPVPIDLILVIIATIISHFAEFERRFGIHVVGDIPSGMPVPRVPNLSVLGRIGQDSFIIAILAFAMTISMAKLCAALHDYEIDSNQELVAYGATNLLGSFFQSFPMCVAPPRTMILSSLGARSTLNAIPSAIFILIVLLVAGQLFVSLPIPVLAAMIIVAMKNLLLQVRQLPNLWRVSKADFVIWLATALVSILVDLDIGLIVGVGTSIFTIIVQSQFSTGQLVGISDQEDIYLDLKCHKNIKELKGIKIFYFNTMLFFASAEKFKSQLFEKTFNPLTIAASQSINVDEPEDNKLSSEMLIHHIIIDCSAMTYIDMAGVNVLKMVIKQFKGAGTELFLANCGRYMLVVMERAQVYDILPKDHVFFSVQDAVIKAAGGGSFVAKL; from the coding sequence acTCTGCAATCTTCCACAAACATGGAGATTCCTTTACAAACGAAGCCGTCGGACGACGTGTTTGAAACGATTATCATTAAACGGCGAGTCTACACCCAACAGGACTTGGACAATGTCTACAATGACACACCAACACCGAAAACCTTGAAAGAACGCATCAGAAATACCTGTCGGTGTTCGAAGCAGACAGTCTGTAACGGTATCCTGTCCATGTTACCCATTGTTATGTTTGTCAGATGGTACAAGTGGAGACAGAACCTGGTCGGTGACATAATGGCAGGCCTCTCAGTTGCCTTCATGCACCTACCGCAAGGTATCGCATTCGGCATCCTCGCATCCCTTACACCCGTTTATGGGTTGTACAGTACGTTCTTTGGAATAGTCTTTTACGCAATCTTTGGCACGTCTCGACATGTTTCTTTTGGAACTAACGCTGTATTAGCGCTTCTCACTGCCACTATAGTGGAAAGGGAGGCGGATTTAAAATATGGTGGTGTAGACATTTCTTCAAACCTAAGTACGGTTGACCCAACTATAGATAATGAAAGACTGGAGTACAAAGTTGGTATTGCAATGGCTGCTGCTTTTATGTCTGGGATCATTCTGCTTGTAATGGGTTTACTGCGATTAGGGTTTATTACCAGCTATCTAGCCGTCTCTTTTGTCGGTGGGTTTACAACGGCAGCAGCATTTCACATTGCAACCAGTCAAGTCGGCAAAATATTTGGCCTCAAAGTCGGAAGTCACTCTGGAGCTGGCAAACTAATTCTGGTGTATGTGGACATAATTAAGAATCTTGGAAACACAAATGTTGGGGATCTCGTTGTTGGCCTGATAAGCATTGCGATCTTATTAGCGGTGAAGGTTGGAATCAATGAACGTTATGGGAAAAAACTGAAAATGCCTGTACCTATAGATCTGATACTTGTTATCATAGCAACAATAATTTCTCATTTTGCAGAGTTCGAAAGACGCTTCGGAATTCACGTAGTCGGGGATATTCCGTCTGGGATGCCAGTGCCACGTGTTCCAAATTTAAGCGTCTTGGGTAGAATAGGTCAGGACAGCTTCATAATAGCTATACTGGCCTTTGCTATGACAATATCCATGGCAAAGCTTTGTGCCGCTTTGCATGACTATGAAATAGACAGCAACCAAGAGTTGGTGGCCTACGGAGCAACCAACCTGCTCGGGTCATTTTTTCAGAGTTTTCCAATGTGTGTTGCGCCACCAAGAACCATGATCCTAAGTTCACTTGGTGCCAGATCTACACTTAATGCGATTCCATCTGCCATCTTTATTCTGATAGTTTTGCTCGTGGCGGGTCAACTCTTTGTCTCTCTTCCGATACCAGTCCTAGCAGCAATGATTATAGTGGCCATGAAGAATTTACTACTTCAAGTCAGACAACTCCCTAATCTTTGGAGGGTCAGCAAAGCAGATTTTGTAATTTGGCTGGCAACAGCATTGGTGTCGATCCTAGTTGATCTTGATATCGGCCTTATTGTGGGAGTTGGAACGTCCATCTTTACCATTATCGTCCAGAGTCAGTTTTCGACTGGGCAGCTGGTTGGAATCTCAGACCAAGAAGATATTTACCTTGACCTTAAGTGTCATAAGAATATCAAAGAACTGAAAGGAATAAAAATATTCTACTTTAACACGATGCTCTTTTTTGCCAGTGCAGAAAAATTTAAATCTCAGCTTTTCGAGAAAACGTTTAACCCATTAACTATAGCGGCGAGTCAGAGTATTAACGTTGATGAGCCGGAGGACAACAAACTGTCAAGCGAAATGCTGATACATCACATCATTATAGACTGTTCAGCAATGACCTACATTGACATGGCTGGCGTAAATGTCCTCAAGATGGTCATTAAGCAATTCAAGGGAGCTGGAACAGAACTATTTTTAGCAAACTGTGGCCGCTATATGCTGGTTGTGATGGAGAGAGCTCAGGTATATGACATCCTGCCAAAAGATCATGTTTTCTTCAGTGTACAGGATGCTGTGATCAAAGCTGCAGGAGGTGGATCATTTGTGGCGAAACTATAA